One Anas platyrhynchos isolate ZD024472 breed Pekin duck chromosome 2, IASCAAS_PekinDuck_T2T, whole genome shotgun sequence DNA segment encodes these proteins:
- the TMEM74 gene encoding transmembrane protein 74: MACMELLYLAEESRQGSLGTAAGWSLPSSPYEQQQQHERGEVDPKAASAVAALHCERNCKPSERDPVAEPAPVPLSSASGPFPWEHPAPPSTSQPCHLPESLPGEGDAGKKKACCCAQELETSFTYVDENVNLEHARSPPSPTGCRDAPLQRSCRELPPEWVHDSPSLVSEEDDTASEAAAGKSVDYGFISAILFLVSGILLVIISYVVPRDVTVDPNTVAAREMERLENESARIGAHLDRCVIAGLCLLTLGGVVLSSLLMMSMWKGELYRRSRFASSKESAKLYGSFNFRMKSGANDNMLELSLVEEDVLAVDN, from the coding sequence ATGGCCTGCATGGAGCTTCTCTACCTGGCCGAGGAGagcaggcaggggtctctgggCACCGCTGCAGGCTGGAGCCTGCCTTCCTCTCCCtatgaacagcagcagcagcatgagaGGGGTGAGGTGGACCCCAAAGCAGCTTCTGCCGTAGCAGCCCTGCACTGTGAAAGGAATTGCAAGCCCTCAGAGAGGGACCCCGTGGCTGAGCCCGCCCCGGTTCCCCTGTCCTCTGCCTCGGGCCCCTTTCCCTGGGAGCACCCGgcaccccccagcacctcccagccttGCCACCTGCCCGAGAGCCTCCCGGGGGAAGGGGatgcagggaagaagaaagcctgctgctgtgcccaggaACTCGAGACGTCATTCACCTACGTGGATGAGAATGTGAACCTGGAGCACGCAAGAAGTCCCCCTAGTCCAACAGGCTGTCGGGATGCTCCTCTGCAGCGCTCCTGCCGGGAGCTGCCACCCGAGTGGGTTCATGATTCCCCTTCCCTGGTCTCCGAGGAGGATGACACGGCCTcggaggcagcagctgggaaatcCGTGGACTACGGGTTCATTAGTGCCATTTTGTTCCTTGTTAGCGGGATTTTGCTGGTGATCATTTCCTACGTGGTACCCAGAGACGTGACTGTGGATCCCAACACAGTGGCTGCCCGGGAGATGGAGAGACTGGAGAACGAGAGCGCCAGGATCGGGGCTCACTTGGACCGCTGTGTGATTGCTGGGCTGTGTCTCTTAACCCTGGGGGGAGTGGTGCTCTCCAGCCTGCTGATGATGTCCATGTGGAAAGGGGAGCTGTACCGGAGGAGCAGGTTTGCATCCTCCAAGGAGTCTGCGAAGCTCTATGGGTCTTTCAATTTCAGAATGAAGTCTGGTGCAAATGATAATATGCTCGAGCTGTCGTTAGTTGAGGAAGATGTGCTTGCCGTAGATAATTAG